A window of Zingiber officinale cultivar Zhangliang chromosome 5A, Zo_v1.1, whole genome shotgun sequence contains these coding sequences:
- the LOC121979540 gene encoding calmodulin-like protein 12, which translates to MCKWPGQLLVACQWSAQPPVQLGACGRHNRQACASGQHSCQPRAGNQTIASRMLATNTATRHVQVARTTTSCVLCWPLVAIDVGKRERGGGDDLTENRSSRRRFGKKNGRVKISNGYYRQNRDSVGNTLTLPTELQFCRYKKVGEGETKKELKKMEVTKEMQEKIFNRFDANGDGKISLMELSDALRTMGSITDEEVKRTMDEIDINGDGDIDFNEFASFCRDNQNLMMNVVKAFKL; encoded by the exons ATGTGCAAGTGGCCAGGACAACTACTAGTTGCGTGCCAGTGGTCTGCACAACCCCCAGTACAGTTGGGTGCTTGCGGTCGGCACAACCGCCAGGCATGTGCTAGCGGCCAGCATAGCTGCCAGCCGCGTGCTGGCAACCAGACAATTGCCAGCCGCATGCTGGCGACCAACACAGCTACCAGACATGTGCAAGTGGCCAGGACAACTACTAGTTGCGTGCTGTGTTGGCCACTAGTCGCCATTGACGTCgggaagagggagagagggggAGGTGACGACTTAACAGAGAATCGCTCGAGTCGAAGGAGATTTGGGAAGAAAAATGGTCGCGTGA AAATCTCTAATGGGTATTACCGACAGAATcgtgattccgtcggtaatacaTTGACCTTACCGACGGAATTGCAATTTTGTCG GTACAAGAAGGTAGGAGAAGGAGAAACGAAGAAAGAACTAAAGAAAATGGAGGTTACTAAGGAGATGCAAGAGAAGATCTTTAATCGCTTCGATGCCAATGGCGATGGCAAGATCTCACTAATGGAGCTCAGCGATGCCTTGCGCACAATGGGCTCCATCACTGACGAGGAGGTGAAGCGCACAATGGACGAGATTGACATCAATGGTGATGGAGACATTGATTTTAATGAATTTGCTTCCTTTTGCCGGGACAATCAAAATCTCATGATGAACGTCGTTAAGGCCTTTAAGTTATGA